The following coding sequences lie in one Treponema sp. OMZ 790 genomic window:
- a CDS encoding IdeS/Mac family cysteine endopeptidase (This family includes IgM or IgG-cleaving cysteine proteases.): protein MNKKRILYAGLFGALTALIVLLAGCPNSLAKTNPSGGGTVKPHSGQGQNPDNSGQPAPFIPKYVPVTEVVLHDVNDELIEEDTTLPVKLGEQFQLKPVIKPENATNKEVEYKYEENLVSVTEDGLVTGKKKGPATVNVWVDGKKRTSIGFQIKDDSSVTFDKTEIKTDYQTESASAVITKKTTHSKYFYSLRYADGKGDWVEHTSVSAGNIDTITVKLKENKSLFERRAYLVFKTDNTDKAKLIREIPIIQKAHPKPVLTTKWIHGITEPLDGDLKPEAAASPLYRKWEETASTKWFNARKLCYTEKFKAVQDNQMCWAMSTADLIHWWMRENKDNLARYVQKKGIIAGTEEYKIYAGEYKGGSGDAGEGEKSSVANVFRKSFPNTGADLNTAVNWYLRGNTSPLQKEAPPGIVKDVFGGQDDLTKLIISRAVKTKAEFEQMIKEALKEGHAIAVIIKPVKNVLDPLHVVTVWGVVFDEDNNIVELWNSDSNDAYSHIVKFGVHYPGGVPHKINYGAKNDKGDTRIEEVIIMKSAKKEFEEWLDAHP from the coding sequence ATGAATAAAAAACGGATATTATATGCAGGTTTATTCGGTGCTCTTACGGCGCTCATTGTACTTCTTGCCGGCTGTCCGAATAGTCTCGCAAAAACAAACCCTTCCGGCGGCGGTACTGTCAAACCGCACTCGGGACAGGGACAAAACCCGGACAATTCCGGGCAGCCCGCTCCGTTTATACCGAAGTATGTTCCGGTAACTGAAGTTGTTCTTCACGATGTAAATGATGAACTTATCGAAGAAGATACTACTTTACCGGTTAAGTTGGGGGAACAGTTTCAGCTGAAACCCGTTATTAAACCGGAAAATGCGACAAATAAAGAAGTAGAATACAAGTATGAGGAAAATCTGGTTTCAGTTACGGAAGACGGTCTTGTTACAGGCAAGAAAAAGGGACCCGCAACCGTTAATGTTTGGGTCGACGGTAAAAAACGTACTTCTATCGGTTTCCAGATAAAGGACGATTCCTCCGTTACGTTCGATAAAACGGAAATAAAAACGGACTATCAAACTGAATCGGCTTCAGCGGTTATTACAAAAAAAACTACGCACTCGAAATATTTTTACAGTCTTAGATATGCCGACGGAAAGGGCGATTGGGTAGAGCATACATCCGTTTCGGCAGGGAATATTGATACAATTACCGTAAAGCTTAAAGAAAACAAATCGCTATTTGAGCGAAGGGCGTATCTTGTGTTTAAAACCGATAACACTGATAAGGCAAAACTCATTCGGGAAATACCGATTATTCAAAAAGCTCATCCCAAACCCGTACTTACAACAAAGTGGATACATGGCATAACGGAACCTTTAGACGGCGATCTCAAACCTGAAGCGGCGGCAAGCCCTCTATACCGCAAATGGGAAGAAACTGCAAGCACAAAATGGTTTAATGCACGGAAGCTGTGCTACACGGAAAAATTTAAAGCGGTTCAGGATAATCAGATGTGCTGGGCAATGTCAACCGCCGACTTAATTCACTGGTGGATGAGGGAAAATAAAGATAACCTTGCCCGCTACGTGCAAAAAAAAGGCATAATAGCCGGTACGGAGGAATATAAAATATATGCAGGCGAATACAAAGGCGGTTCCGGTGATGCAGGTGAAGGTGAGAAAAGCAGCGTTGCAAACGTATTCAGAAAGAGTTTTCCCAATACGGGAGCCGATTTAAATACCGCAGTTAATTGGTATTTACGCGGCAATACCAGCCCTCTCCAGAAAGAGGCTCCCCCCGGTATTGTAAAGGACGTATTCGGCGGACAAGACGATTTAACAAAACTTATTATAAGCAGGGCGGTCAAGACCAAAGCAGAGTTTGAACAGATGATAAAAGAAGCTCTTAAAGAAGGGCACGCAATCGCCGTTATCATCAAACCGGTAAAGAACGTTCTTGATCCGCTTCATGTTGTTACTGTCTGGGGCGTTGTTTTTGATGAAGACAATAACATCGTTGAACTGTGGAATTCCGATTCAAATGATGCATATTCTCATATCGTAAAATTCGGTGTACATTATCCGGGCGGAGTTCCGCATAAGATAAATTACGGTGCCAAAAACGATAAGGGCGATACCCGCATTGAAGAAGTAATTATCATGAAATCGGCAAAAAAAGAATTTGAAGAATGGCTGGATGCTCATCCGTAA
- a CDS encoding formylglycine-generating enzyme family protein produces the protein MNKCKLNCNKKAAGIFAVLFAAVLIISGCRVSADNPAASGGGGHSQAPFQDTEYTVKGVRFMMKPVASVTGGNLGAASEQDNKPHTVNLSDYYISETEVTQELWKAVMSKNPSHFKSLPGAEKHPAEKMTWYDCAVFCNELTKLAGFTENDCVYYTEDTNTVYTKTDAKASKKVRMDAGKKGFRLPTEAEWEWAALGGTSHKWAGTDTEATLGEYAWYKANGHNETHPVKQKKPNGYGLYDMSGNVSEWCWDKYKAITGGDLGSDPQGPSDASLNNRSHRGGSYLENASPGGINVTSCQVAARISGSTNLFPSASDHSLGLRIARKR, from the coding sequence ATGAATAAGTGTAAATTGAACTGTAATAAAAAGGCGGCGGGTATTTTTGCCGTGCTTTTTGCAGCGGTGCTTATAATAAGCGGCTGCCGTGTAAGTGCCGATAACCCTGCCGCTTCCGGCGGGGGGGGGCATAGCCAAGCCCCGTTTCAAGATACGGAATATACGGTAAAGGGCGTGCGTTTTATGATGAAACCCGTTGCCTCTGTAACCGGAGGTAATCTCGGAGCTGCTTCGGAGCAGGATAATAAGCCTCACACGGTAAATCTTTCCGACTATTATATTTCGGAAACAGAGGTAACGCAGGAGCTGTGGAAAGCGGTAATGAGTAAGAATCCCAGTCATTTTAAAAGCCTTCCGGGTGCGGAAAAACATCCTGCGGAAAAAATGACATGGTATGATTGTGCCGTATTTTGTAATGAACTTACCAAGCTGGCAGGTTTTACCGAAAACGACTGCGTATATTATACCGAAGACACTAATACCGTATACACAAAGACGGATGCAAAAGCCTCTAAAAAGGTACGTATGGACGCGGGTAAAAAAGGCTTTCGTCTACCGACCGAGGCTGAATGGGAATGGGCAGCTCTCGGCGGCACCTCGCATAAGTGGGCGGGTACCGATACGGAAGCAACGCTCGGTGAATATGCATGGTATAAAGCAAACGGCCATAACGAAACGCATCCTGTAAAGCAAAAAAAACCGAACGGCTACGGGCTTTACGACATGTCGGGTAATGTTTCGGAATGGTGCTGGGATAAGTATAAAGCTATAACCGGCGGAGATTTGGGCAGCGACCCGCAAGGCCCTTCGGATGCTTCTTTGAATAATCGAAGCCACAGAGGAGGCTCTTACCTTGAAAATGCTTCTCCGGGAGGTATTAATGTTACTTCCTGTCAAGTAGCGGCACGGATTTCAGGCAGTACAAATTTATTTCCGTCAGCAAGCGACCATTCGTTAGGACTGCGTATTGCCCGCAAAAGATAG